A window of the Bradyrhizobium ottawaense genome harbors these coding sequences:
- a CDS encoding SDR family oxidoreductase, whose translation MHVKDKVCVVTGAASGIGEAVARAYADAGARGVVVADLKTSRDKLAKVAGDIDGLAVTGDVGLEDDIKALVAAAENKYGQVDVFFSNAGLSRKGQESASDADWDVSWRVHVMSHVFAARALVPGMLGRGSGYLLNTASAAGLLASLNSMPYGVTKNAAVALAEHLAIQYGDRGIRVSVLCPQSVQTGMTTPGPSAARVDGVLQPPEVARMVIEAMEAEQFLILTHPQVGEYMQRKASSRDRWLTGMRRLRDKIYGDQRAG comes from the coding sequence ATGCACGTCAAAGACAAGGTTTGTGTCGTAACCGGGGCGGCGAGCGGTATCGGCGAAGCGGTGGCGCGCGCTTATGCCGACGCCGGCGCGCGCGGCGTCGTGGTCGCCGACCTCAAGACCTCGCGTGACAAGCTGGCGAAAGTCGCCGGCGATATCGATGGGCTCGCCGTGACCGGCGATGTCGGCCTCGAAGACGATATCAAGGCGCTGGTGGCGGCGGCCGAGAACAAATATGGCCAGGTTGACGTGTTCTTTTCCAACGCGGGCCTGTCGCGCAAGGGACAGGAAAGCGCCTCCGACGCCGATTGGGACGTCAGCTGGCGGGTCCATGTCATGAGCCATGTGTTTGCGGCGCGCGCGCTGGTCCCCGGCATGCTCGGACGCGGCTCCGGCTATCTGCTCAATACCGCATCGGCAGCCGGCCTGCTGGCCTCGCTGAACTCGATGCCTTACGGAGTCACCAAGAACGCCGCCGTGGCGCTGGCCGAGCATCTGGCCATTCAATATGGCGACCGCGGCATCCGCGTTTCCGTGCTGTGCCCGCAATCGGTGCAGACCGGCATGACCACCCCCGGTCCCAGCGCCGCGCGGGTCGATGGCGTCTTGCAGCCGCCGGAGGTGGCGCGCATGGTGATCGAGGCAATGGAAGCCGAACAGTTTCTCATCCTGACGCACCCGCAGGTCGGGGAATACATGCAGCGCAAGGCATCCAGCCGCGATCGCTGGCTGACCGGCATGCGGCGGCTGCGCGACAAGATCTATGGCGATCAGCGCGCGGGCTGA
- a CDS encoding amidohydrolase family protein codes for MASELRFPDGSCDCHVHIYGPYDRFPAQSEGRFSPTQANPVESLFAMWDSIGVSRGVIVHALAAGEDNEVTLDALRRYPERLRAVAILKRDVSDRRLDEMTDAGFKGVRINLLRQDGKPVSSGGMNLDDLKALAPRLAERKWHAQLWIETGDLDALAPELEKLPLDFVIDHMGRTMVDKGIDYPGFQKFCERLKTGRYWVKLSGADRNTRAGAPYADTAVFMTALAQANPDRLVWGTDWPHVGHTPESFPKEADLIDLFSKCAPDEAARRKILVDNPVRLYGF; via the coding sequence ATGGCGTCAGAGCTTCGTTTCCCCGACGGCAGTTGCGATTGTCATGTCCACATCTACGGTCCCTATGATCGCTTTCCCGCGCAAAGCGAAGGCCGCTTCTCGCCGACACAGGCAAACCCGGTCGAGTCGCTGTTTGCGATGTGGGACTCGATCGGCGTCAGCAGGGGCGTCATCGTTCATGCGCTGGCGGCGGGCGAGGACAATGAGGTGACGCTGGACGCGTTGCGAAGGTATCCGGAACGGTTGCGCGCGGTTGCAATCCTCAAGCGCGATGTTTCGGACCGGCGTCTCGACGAGATGACTGATGCGGGTTTCAAGGGTGTGCGGATCAACCTGCTGCGCCAGGACGGCAAGCCGGTCTCGTCGGGCGGCATGAATCTCGACGACCTCAAGGCGCTGGCGCCGCGTCTGGCGGAGCGCAAATGGCACGCGCAGCTCTGGATCGAAACCGGCGACCTCGACGCGCTGGCGCCCGAACTGGAAAAGCTTCCGCTGGATTTCGTGATCGACCACATGGGCCGCACGATGGTCGACAAGGGCATCGACTATCCCGGCTTCCAGAAGTTCTGCGAACGCCTCAAGACCGGGCGCTACTGGGTCAAACTGTCAGGCGCCGACCGCAACACCCGTGCGGGTGCGCCCTATGCCGACACCGCGGTATTCATGACGGCGCTCGCGCAGGCGAACCCCGATCGGCTGGTTTGGGGTACCGATTGGCCGCATGTCGGCCACACGCCTGAATCCTTCCCGAAGGAAGCTGATCTGATCGACCTGTTCTCCAAATGCGCGCCGGACGAAGCCGCGCGCCGCAAGATACTGGTCGACAATCCGGTCCGCCTTTACGGCTTTTGA
- a CDS encoding alpha/beta hydrolase family protein, whose amino-acid sequence MKAVDAQKLEIAIPDAAPVSALLIRPARARAAYVFAHGAGAGMTHASMQAIAAGLGERGIATLRYQFPYMESGSKRPDSPAVAHLAVRAAVTEAGRCCDGLPLVAGGKSFGGRMTSQAQALSPLPGVRGLAFLGFPLHPAGKPSSDRAKHLADIRIPMLFLQGTRDALAELSLLEPVVKGLGRLATLHLVDEADHSFHVLKRSGRNDREVMDEVLDSFAAWVDGL is encoded by the coding sequence TTGAAAGCCGTTGACGCGCAAAAGCTCGAGATCGCGATCCCGGATGCGGCGCCGGTCTCCGCGTTGCTGATCCGGCCCGCGCGGGCGCGCGCAGCTTACGTGTTCGCGCACGGGGCCGGCGCCGGCATGACGCATGCGTCGATGCAGGCGATCGCAGCCGGCCTCGGCGAGCGCGGGATTGCGACGCTGCGCTACCAGTTTCCCTATATGGAGAGCGGCAGCAAGCGGCCGGATTCGCCCGCCGTCGCTCACCTCGCGGTACGTGCCGCGGTGACGGAAGCCGGACGGTGTTGCGACGGGTTGCCACTGGTCGCCGGCGGCAAATCGTTCGGCGGCCGGATGACGTCGCAGGCGCAGGCACTTTCACCCCTGCCCGGCGTGCGGGGGCTGGCGTTTCTCGGCTTTCCCTTGCACCCGGCCGGCAAGCCTTCCAGCGACCGGGCCAAACATCTCGCCGATATCCGTATCCCCATGCTGTTCCTGCAGGGGACGCGCGACGCGCTCGCGGAATTGAGCCTGCTCGAACCTGTCGTCAAAGGGTTGGGACGCCTGGCGACCTTGCATCTGGTTGACGAGGCCGATCATTCCTTCCACGTGCTGAAGCGTTCTGGACGAAACGACCGCGAGGTGATGGACGAGGTGCTGGACAGTTTCGCGGCGTGGGTTGACGGGTTGTGA
- a CDS encoding flavin-containing monooxygenase translates to MTGTTNGHHHQPETDTVFDAVIVGAGFAGLYMLHRLRGLGFTARVYEAGGGVGGTWYWNRYPGARCDVESMQYSFSFSEELDQQWNWSEKYAPQPEILGYANHVADRFDLRRHIQFDTRVIAATFDETAKCWQVETDRGDRVAAKFCIMAVGCLSAANHVPFSGREDFRGPIYHTGEWPHEGVDFTGLRVGVIGTGSSAIQSIPIIAQQASHLTVFQRTATYSVPAWNAKLTPEYRDSIKADYPALRAKARGRPTGFYFPFNMKPALEATPEEREQQYEEAWERGGLPFLGAYGDLLFEKAANDTIAEFAHNKIRSIVKDPATAELLCPDNVFGCKRLCVDTGYFETYNLPHVKLVDVSRTPIERFTAEGIEVDGTEYRLDAIVCATGFAAMTGSFDRIRITGRQGRTLAEKWRAGPRAYLGVATVGFPNLFTITGPGSPSVLASMIQAIEQHVDWMADCMAHLRDIGAATIEPVQSDEDEWVEHVNEVSKVSLRSTCSSWYVGANIPGRPRVFMPYIGGFPVYVQKCNEVMSNGFEGFVIEGATVSNEEPRIRLTERWRVPLDIDVISPAAVAARRVPVV, encoded by the coding sequence ATGACTGGCACCACCAATGGTCACCATCATCAGCCCGAGACCGATACGGTCTTTGATGCCGTCATCGTGGGCGCAGGCTTCGCCGGCCTGTACATGCTGCACCGCCTTCGCGGGCTCGGCTTCACCGCGCGTGTCTATGAAGCCGGCGGCGGCGTCGGTGGTACCTGGTACTGGAACCGCTATCCCGGGGCGCGCTGCGACGTCGAGAGCATGCAATATTCGTTTTCGTTCTCCGAAGAGCTCGATCAGCAGTGGAACTGGTCGGAGAAGTACGCGCCGCAGCCCGAGATCCTTGGCTACGCCAACCATGTCGCCGACCGCTTTGACCTGCGCCGGCACATTCAGTTCGATACCCGCGTCATCGCAGCGACCTTCGACGAAACCGCAAAGTGCTGGCAGGTCGAGACCGATCGCGGCGACCGGGTTGCCGCCAAATTCTGCATCATGGCGGTCGGCTGCCTGTCGGCGGCAAACCATGTGCCGTTCAGCGGACGCGAGGATTTTCGCGGGCCCATCTATCACACCGGCGAATGGCCGCACGAGGGCGTTGACTTCACTGGGCTTCGCGTCGGCGTCATCGGAACCGGCTCGTCGGCGATCCAGTCGATCCCGATCATCGCGCAACAGGCTTCACACCTGACCGTGTTCCAGCGCACCGCGACTTATTCAGTGCCGGCCTGGAACGCCAAGCTGACGCCGGAATACCGTGACTCGATCAAGGCCGATTACCCGGCCTTGCGCGCCAAGGCGCGGGGACGGCCGACCGGCTTCTATTTCCCCTTCAACATGAAGCCCGCGCTGGAAGCCACGCCGGAAGAGCGCGAGCAGCAGTATGAGGAAGCCTGGGAACGCGGCGGCTTGCCGTTCCTCGGCGCCTATGGCGACCTCTTGTTCGAGAAGGCCGCCAACGACACCATTGCCGAATTCGCGCACAACAAGATCCGTTCCATCGTCAAGGATCCCGCCACCGCCGAGCTGCTGTGCCCCGACAATGTGTTCGGCTGCAAGCGGCTGTGCGTCGATACCGGTTACTTCGAAACCTACAACCTGCCGCATGTGAAACTGGTCGACGTCTCCCGAACGCCGATCGAGCGCTTCACCGCCGAGGGCATCGAGGTCGACGGCACCGAATACAGGCTTGACGCCATCGTCTGCGCGACCGGCTTTGCGGCGATGACGGGTTCGTTCGACAGGATCAGGATCACCGGCCGCCAGGGACGAACACTCGCCGAGAAATGGCGCGCCGGCCCCCGCGCCTATCTCGGCGTTGCGACGGTGGGCTTTCCCAACCTGTTCACGATCACCGGACCGGGCAGCCCGTCGGTGCTCGCCAGCATGATCCAGGCGATCGAGCAGCATGTCGACTGGATGGCCGACTGCATGGCGCATCTGCGTGACATTGGCGCCGCCACCATCGAACCGGTGCAGTCCGACGAGGACGAGTGGGTCGAACACGTCAACGAAGTTTCAAAAGTGTCGCTGCGGTCGACCTGCAGCTCCTGGTATGTCGGCGCCAACATTCCGGGACGGCCGCGCGTGTTCATGCCCTATATCGGCGGCTTCCCGGTCTATGTGCAGAAGTGCAACGAGGTCATGAGCAACGGCTTTGAAGGCTTTGTCATCGAGGGCGCCACGGTCAGCAACGAGGAACCGCGCATCCGGCTGACCGAACGGTGGCGCGTACCGCTGGACATCGACGTGATCTCACCCGCCGCCGTCGCCGCACGGCGCGTGCCGGTGGTGTGA
- a CDS encoding alpha/beta hydrolase, translated as MTTPLDPVIAQIIPLLPLRDPDNMTPQSARDALSALAAARAAVPPPPVMSAEDIEVKGAAGPLAARLYRNSNGKSPTVVFFHGGGWVAGDLATHDRQARLLAIETGAVVISVDYRRPPEVRFPGAFEDAFAATKDVMARIAEFGGDAARVGVAGDSAGGNLAAATAIACRDAGIKLAAQLLVYPVTDVAGNFADTKANARFPSRAENAEGYFLSRAVMEWFCGHYLADPSDGTDWRVSPLRAKNLAGLAPAVVTTAWFDPLRDEGKAYADALQAAGVPTQYHHGAGLIHGYFGLGEASETAKREAQAARADFKALLDKGA; from the coding sequence ATGACTACGCCGCTCGATCCCGTCATCGCCCAGATCATTCCGCTGTTGCCGTTGCGTGACCCCGATAACATGACCCCGCAGAGCGCACGCGACGCGCTCAGCGCGCTGGCAGCCGCACGCGCGGCCGTGCCTCCGCCGCCGGTCATGAGCGCGGAAGATATCGAGGTAAAGGGCGCCGCCGGCCCGCTTGCCGCGCGGCTCTACCGCAATTCGAACGGCAAATCGCCGACGGTGGTGTTTTTTCACGGCGGCGGCTGGGTCGCCGGCGATCTCGCAACCCATGACCGGCAAGCGCGCCTGCTTGCCATCGAAACCGGTGCGGTTGTCATCTCCGTCGACTACCGCCGCCCGCCCGAAGTGCGCTTTCCCGGCGCGTTCGAGGACGCCTTCGCCGCCACCAAAGACGTGATGGCCCGCATCGCCGAGTTCGGCGGCGACGCTGCGCGCGTCGGCGTCGCCGGCGACAGCGCCGGCGGCAATCTGGCGGCGGCCACTGCGATCGCCTGCCGCGACGCCGGGATCAAGCTCGCCGCGCAGTTGCTGGTCTATCCCGTCACCGACGTCGCCGGTAATTTCGCCGATACAAAAGCGAACGCGCGCTTCCCCTCGCGCGCGGAAAACGCCGAGGGCTATTTTCTGTCACGCGCCGTGATGGAATGGTTTTGCGGCCATTATCTCGCCGATCCCTCTGACGGTACCGACTGGCGTGTCTCGCCGCTGCGCGCGAAAAACCTCGCAGGCCTCGCGCCCGCGGTGGTCACCACAGCGTGGTTCGATCCCTTGCGCGACGAAGGCAAGGCCTACGCGGACGCGTTGCAAGCTGCCGGCGTTCCGACCCAATATCATCATGGCGCCGGACTGATTCACGGCTATTTCGGCCTCGGCGAGGCCTCCGAGACCGCGAAGCGCGAGGCACAAGCCGCACGCGCCGATTTCAAGGCGTTACTGGACAAGGGCGCGTAG
- the bioB gene encoding biotin synthase BioB, translated as MLELSNEKNVATAVAPAWTAEAAWSIYRLPFNDLLFKAQSIHRQHFDPNRVQLSKLLNIKTGGCPEDCGYCSQSAHNATGLAASKLMDVEKIVTEARKAKAAGATRYCMGAAWRNPKPRDMDAIVEVVGAVKTLGLETCMTLGMLDREQSDRLSAAGLDYYNHNIDTSERYYPQVTSTRTFSDRLDTLENVRQSGMRVCCGGILGMGEEEVDRVDMLVTLANLAEPPESVPINMLIPIAGTPLANAAPIGPIEFVRIIALARIMMPKSHVRLSAGRSAMTDEMQALCFFAGANSIFVGDTLLTAGNPANEADTKLFDRLGLLPA; from the coding sequence ATGCTTGAACTGAGCAACGAAAAGAATGTGGCGACCGCGGTCGCACCGGCATGGACAGCGGAGGCCGCATGGTCGATCTACCGGCTCCCGTTCAACGACCTGCTGTTCAAGGCGCAATCCATTCACCGGCAGCATTTCGATCCCAACCGCGTGCAGTTGAGCAAGCTGCTGAACATCAAGACCGGGGGCTGCCCGGAGGATTGCGGCTATTGCAGCCAGTCCGCGCACAATGCGACGGGCTTGGCGGCCTCGAAACTGATGGATGTCGAAAAGATCGTCACCGAGGCGCGCAAGGCCAAAGCGGCGGGCGCGACCCGTTACTGCATGGGTGCAGCCTGGCGCAATCCGAAGCCGAGGGACATGGACGCCATCGTTGAAGTCGTGGGCGCGGTGAAAACGCTCGGGCTCGAGACCTGCATGACCCTGGGTATGTTGGATCGCGAACAGTCGGATCGGCTCAGCGCGGCCGGTCTCGACTATTACAACCACAACATCGATACATCGGAGCGCTACTATCCGCAGGTCACCTCCACGCGGACATTTTCCGACCGCCTCGACACGCTGGAAAATGTTCGCCAGTCCGGCATGAGGGTCTGTTGCGGCGGCATCCTCGGAATGGGTGAGGAAGAGGTCGACCGCGTCGATATGCTGGTGACGCTGGCCAACCTGGCTGAGCCGCCCGAAAGCGTTCCGATCAACATGCTGATTCCGATTGCCGGCACCCCGCTGGCCAACGCTGCCCCGATCGGGCCGATCGAATTCGTCAGGATCATTGCGCTGGCGCGGATCATGATGCCGAAATCGCATGTTCGCCTGTCGGCCGGTCGCTCGGCCATGACAGACGAGATGCAGGCGCTCTGCTTCTTTGCGGGGGCCAATTCGATCTTTGTCGGCGATACCTTGCTGACCGCGGGCAATCCGGCAAACGAGGCCGACACAAAACTGTTCGATCGGCTGGGGTTGCTGCCGGCCTGA
- a CDS encoding di-heme-cytochrome C peroxidase: MRRRTKIAIAVLVAIGAYAYLKDDITQFWDGLHVKLAEYPAPKNTKWLNQNVSDKDIGWFYHADQGTRTFGIPYEWFMALEQPSLSAMLWSADPFSDPAYLDRYGFIPDPLDKKALPIGFAHGDAMLDPTGEPWRNPSNKQDMTGIGLTCAACHTGRFTYKDTAVIINGGPALTDLLKLKQGIGVALFETRYLPGRFGRFAKLILGPDSTLDEREALKYQIDQVLNQYNQTLALEKRVASRSIEEGYGRLDALNRIGNQVFSIDLKNPDNYASSSAPVHYPRIWNTPWFDWVQYNGSIMQPMVRNAGESLGVSSELNLTDPSKGLFKSSVKTETLYEMEEMIKGKNPPNAKDGFSGLQSPKWPADILPPIDQALAAKGAKLYEEHCQGCHRPPITSEAFYDFNNKDWWRTNQNGEHVMVLENIPIDHVGTDPAQAADMIARTVALPANLGIDETGFAFALGKVVEKTVNYIYDRPQPPLDENGKPKPPLSEAERQRLDGYMPNELRGEMKYKVRPLNGVWATPPYLHNASVPSVYALLSPVAERPKKFWLGNREYDPVNLGYKTDYLPNGFEFDTSIRGNSNKGHEFSDTPGDGVIGKKKLAPEERKALIEYLKTL, translated from the coding sequence ATGCGTCGCAGGACAAAGATTGCTATCGCGGTATTAGTCGCCATCGGCGCTTACGCCTATTTGAAGGACGACATCACGCAGTTCTGGGACGGGCTTCATGTGAAGCTTGCAGAATACCCGGCGCCGAAGAACACCAAGTGGCTCAATCAGAACGTCAGCGACAAGGATATCGGCTGGTTCTACCACGCCGACCAAGGGACGCGGACCTTCGGCATCCCCTATGAATGGTTCATGGCGCTGGAGCAACCCAGCCTGTCGGCGATGCTCTGGTCGGCCGATCCGTTCAGCGATCCGGCCTATCTGGATCGCTACGGTTTCATTCCCGATCCCCTCGACAAGAAGGCGCTGCCGATCGGCTTCGCGCATGGCGACGCGATGCTGGATCCGACGGGTGAGCCCTGGCGCAACCCGAGCAACAAGCAGGACATGACCGGCATCGGGCTGACCTGCGCGGCCTGCCACACCGGCCGGTTCACCTACAAGGACACCGCCGTGATCATCAACGGCGGACCGGCGCTGACCGACCTGCTCAAGTTGAAGCAGGGGATCGGCGTCGCACTGTTCGAGACCCGGTATCTGCCGGGCCGCTTCGGCCGGTTTGCCAAACTTATTCTGGGGCCGGATTCGACACTCGACGAACGCGAAGCGTTGAAATACCAGATCGACCAGGTCCTGAACCAGTACAACCAGACTCTCGCCCTCGAGAAGCGCGTCGCCTCCCGCAGCATCGAGGAAGGCTACGGGCGGCTCGACGCGCTGAACCGGATCGGCAACCAGGTGTTTTCCATCGACCTGAAGAATCCGGACAACTATGCCAGCTCCTCGGCGCCGGTGCACTACCCCCGGATCTGGAACACGCCGTGGTTCGACTGGGTGCAGTATAACGGCTCGATCATGCAGCCGATGGTGCGCAACGCCGGCGAGTCCCTCGGCGTCTCATCCGAACTCAATCTGACCGACCCGTCGAAGGGCCTGTTCAAATCGAGCGTGAAAACGGAAACGCTTTACGAGATGGAGGAGATGATCAAAGGCAAGAACCCGCCGAACGCCAAGGACGGATTCTCGGGCCTGCAGTCTCCAAAATGGCCCGCCGATATTCTGCCGCCGATCGACCAGGCGCTGGCTGCAAAGGGCGCCAAACTCTACGAGGAGCATTGCCAGGGATGCCATCGCCCGCCCATCACTAGCGAGGCCTTCTACGACTTCAATAACAAAGACTGGTGGCGGACGAACCAGAACGGCGAGCACGTGATGGTGCTCGAAAACATCCCGATCGATCATGTCGGCACCGATCCCGCGCAGGCCGCTGACATGATTGCGCGAACGGTCGCGCTTCCCGCCAATCTCGGAATCGACGAGACCGGATTCGCCTTTGCGCTGGGCAAAGTGGTCGAGAAGACCGTCAACTACATCTACGACCGGCCGCAGCCGCCGCTGGACGAGAACGGCAAGCCGAAACCGCCGCTGAGCGAGGCGGAGCGGCAGCGCCTGGACGGATATATGCCGAACGAACTGCGGGGCGAAATGAAATACAAGGTGCGTCCGCTCAACGGCGTCTGGGCGACCCCGCCCTATCTCCACAACGCCTCGGTGCCGAGCGTCTACGCGCTGCTGTCGCCGGTTGCGGAACGGCCGAAGAAGTTCTGGCTGGGCAACCGCGAATATGATCCGGTCAACCTCGGCTACAAGACCGACTATCTCCCCAACGGTTTCGAGTTTGACACCTCGATTCGCGGCAACTCCAACAAGGGCCACGAATTCAGCGACACCCCGGGCGATGGCGTGATCGGCAAGAAGAAACTGGCTCCCGAGGAACGCAAGGCGCTGATCGAGTATCTCAAGACGCTGTGA
- a CDS encoding NADH:flavin oxidoreductase/NADH oxidase, with amino-acid sequence MTDKSLNGDTAARPMLFQPLTIRGLTLKNRLVVPPMVHYRCDPGNTCGTFHVVHLGRYALGGFGLVFVEVTAVEEVGLTNENDLGIWNDAQAESFKPLIAFMKRQGTAIGIQIGHGGRKSSAQSAMQGMGPLTEADLKAGAKIWQPVGPTAEPVAKGWLTPHQLTTAECKAMVGTWAAAARRAVAAGFDTIEIHTAHGYLLASFLSPVSNTRNDEYGGDRAGRMRLPLEIAEAVRREMPDTMPLFVRVSSVDGTVEGWNMDDTVVFARELKARGVDVVDCSSGGIAGAATAAQVPRSLGFQVPFAERVRQEADMPTMAVGIILEAEQAEAILQKGQADLIAVGRQSQFNPNIAHHWAHDLGINARFEDWSPEFGWWLEKRIRTLQGFATPTGVVTSQL; translated from the coding sequence ATGACTGACAAATCTCTCAACGGCGACACGGCCGCGCGGCCGATGCTGTTCCAGCCCCTCACGATCCGGGGGCTGACGCTGAAAAATCGCCTCGTCGTGCCGCCGATGGTCCACTATCGCTGCGACCCCGGCAATACCTGCGGTACGTTTCACGTCGTCCATCTCGGCCGCTACGCGCTGGGCGGCTTCGGCCTCGTCTTCGTCGAGGTGACGGCGGTCGAGGAAGTTGGCCTCACCAACGAGAACGACCTCGGCATCTGGAACGATGCGCAGGCCGAAAGCTTCAAGCCGCTGATCGCTTTCATGAAGCGACAGGGGACAGCGATCGGCATTCAGATCGGGCACGGCGGTCGCAAATCCTCGGCGCAGAGTGCCATGCAGGGCATGGGGCCGTTGACCGAGGCGGACCTGAAAGCCGGCGCCAAAATCTGGCAGCCGGTGGGACCGACGGCCGAGCCGGTCGCCAAGGGCTGGCTCACGCCGCACCAGCTGACGACTGCGGAATGCAAGGCGATGGTCGGCACCTGGGCGGCTGCCGCAAGGCGGGCGGTCGCTGCCGGATTCGACACCATCGAAATCCACACCGCACATGGTTATCTGCTGGCCTCGTTCCTGTCGCCGGTCTCCAACACGCGCAATGACGAGTACGGCGGCGACCGCGCGGGGCGCATGCGGCTGCCGCTGGAGATCGCCGAGGCGGTCCGCCGCGAAATGCCAGATACGATGCCGTTGTTCGTCCGCGTCTCGTCGGTCGATGGTACGGTCGAAGGCTGGAACATGGATGATACGGTTGTTTTTGCGCGCGAACTGAAGGCGCGTGGCGTCGACGTGGTCGATTGCTCCTCGGGCGGCATCGCCGGCGCGGCCACCGCAGCCCAGGTGCCGCGCAGTCTCGGATTTCAGGTCCCGTTTGCCGAGCGCGTCCGCCAGGAGGCCGACATGCCCACCATGGCCGTCGGCATCATTCTCGAGGCGGAGCAAGCCGAAGCCATCCTCCAAAAGGGCCAAGCCGACCTGATCGCGGTCGGCCGCCAGTCGCAGTTCAATCCCAACATCGCCCACCACTGGGCGCATGATCTCGGCATCAACGCGCGCTTCGAGGACTGGTCGCCCGAGTTCGGCTGGTGGCTCGAGAAGCGGATCAGGACCCTGCAAGGCTTCGCCACGCCGACGGGCGTCGTTACGAGCCAGCTTTGA
- a CDS encoding CaiB/BaiF CoA transferase family protein, with protein sequence MNQSTGPLAGIQVLDLTSVLFGPYAAQTLGDWGAEVIKVEPLTGDTWRYAGQFRTRGMSGQFMATNRNKRSLALDLKHPDGKAVLQRLIAKADVLVTNIRPAALARLGFGYEDCQQLNPRMVYAAATGFGQDGPWAARPAFDEIIQASSGFASSMGTDEEPVFVPSLVGDKICGLVLTAAISAALVHRERSGRGQMVEIPMLETIAAFNSIEMLGGHAFVPPIGPAGYKRVKERRPIRTKDGWLTMLPYSGDNWCSFFETVGHPECIEDFAVRDPVARAQNIDRIYQKMAEIALTRTTAEWEALLLRIDVPHAAFAKVTEIAEQPHLKAVGMFPTLDHPTEGEIRQARPSARFSESPAAIRRMPPRLGEHSQAVLQEAGLSDEDIASLVERKVVGIPA encoded by the coding sequence ATGAATCAATCCACTGGTCCACTCGCCGGCATCCAGGTTCTGGATCTCACCAGCGTGCTGTTTGGTCCGTACGCGGCGCAGACGCTCGGCGACTGGGGCGCCGAAGTCATCAAGGTCGAGCCCCTGACGGGAGACACGTGGCGATATGCCGGCCAGTTTCGCACCCGCGGCATGAGCGGCCAGTTCATGGCGACCAACAGGAACAAGCGCAGCCTGGCACTGGATCTGAAGCATCCCGACGGCAAGGCTGTGTTGCAGCGCTTGATCGCCAAGGCCGATGTCCTGGTGACCAACATCCGTCCGGCAGCGTTGGCACGGCTGGGCTTTGGCTACGAGGATTGCCAGCAACTCAATCCGCGAATGGTTTATGCGGCGGCGACCGGCTTCGGACAGGATGGTCCGTGGGCCGCGCGTCCGGCCTTTGACGAGATCATCCAGGCAAGCTCCGGCTTTGCTTCCTCGATGGGCACCGACGAGGAGCCCGTCTTCGTTCCAAGCCTGGTCGGCGACAAGATCTGCGGATTGGTGCTGACGGCGGCGATATCGGCTGCGCTAGTGCACCGCGAGCGGAGCGGTAGAGGACAGATGGTCGAGATACCCATGCTCGAGACCATCGCCGCCTTCAACAGCATTGAAATGCTGGGTGGTCACGCCTTTGTTCCTCCGATCGGTCCCGCCGGCTACAAGCGGGTGAAGGAACGGCGCCCCATACGTACCAAAGACGGCTGGCTTACGATGCTGCCCTACTCTGGCGATAACTGGTGCTCGTTCTTCGAAACTGTCGGGCATCCAGAGTGTATTGAAGACTTTGCGGTGCGGGATCCCGTTGCGCGCGCGCAGAATATCGACCGCATCTACCAGAAAATGGCCGAGATAGCGCTGACCCGCACAACGGCCGAATGGGAAGCGTTGCTGCTGCGGATCGATGTCCCTCACGCCGCATTTGCAAAAGTTACCGAGATCGCGGAGCAACCGCACCTCAAGGCTGTCGGCATGTTCCCGACGCTCGATCACCCGACCGAGGGAGAGATACGCCAGGCGCGTCCCTCAGCCCGGTTTTCGGAAAGTCCCGCGGCCATCCGGCGCATGCCTCCCCGGCTCGGCGAACACTCGCAGGCCGTTTTGCAGGAGGCCGGCCTGAGCGATGAAGACATCGCCTCGTTGGTCGAACGAAAGGTCGTTGGAATTCCAGCCTAG